One Haloarcula sp. CBA1127 genomic window carries:
- the epsC gene encoding serine O-acetyltransferase EpsC: MDYCYTGDTHEKLFAAYRADEEPFPTQTQMEFPRREHRRPEIDILKRLFFPTCWNAAELVRDELAVLDRLDTLGGLFFAGIRPYSGSDPAETVDAIIDQLPAVRTRLKKDVEAAFKGDPAAKTYMEIIRSYPGFMAILVQRVAHTLYEAGASEYARELTEYAKTETGIDIHPGAEIGDYFFIDHGTGVVIGETTTVGEWVRLYQDVTLGALHFEADESDEHRLKKGYKRHPDIGDHVVIGAGTKVLGAITVGDHVSIGANSWVTDDVPDDTKVYVTDHPTQERKRTK, encoded by the coding sequence ATGGACTACTGTTACACGGGCGACACACACGAGAAACTCTTCGCGGCGTACCGGGCCGACGAGGAGCCGTTCCCGACCCAGACACAGATGGAGTTCCCGCGGCGGGAACACCGAAGGCCGGAAATCGACATCCTCAAACGACTGTTCTTCCCGACTTGTTGGAACGCTGCTGAACTGGTCCGGGACGAACTCGCCGTGCTGGACCGTCTCGACACTCTTGGCGGCCTCTTCTTTGCCGGTATCAGACCGTACTCCGGCTCTGACCCCGCTGAGACAGTCGACGCCATCATCGATCAACTCCCAGCGGTTCGCACGCGACTTAAAAAAGACGTCGAGGCCGCGTTCAAGGGCGATCCGGCGGCGAAGACGTACATGGAGATAATCCGGTCCTATCCGGGGTTCATGGCGATACTCGTACAACGGGTTGCACACACTCTCTACGAGGCCGGTGCCTCTGAGTACGCTCGTGAACTCACCGAATACGCCAAGACTGAGACCGGCATCGACATCCATCCCGGCGCTGAAATCGGCGACTACTTTTTCATCGATCACGGGACCGGTGTCGTCATCGGTGAAACCACGACTGTCGGGGAGTGGGTTCGCCTCTATCAGGACGTGACGCTCGGCGCACTCCACTTCGAAGCCGACGAGAGCGACGAACACAGACTCAAGAAGGGATACAAACGACACCCGGATATCGGCGACCACGTCGTCATCGGCGCGGGCACGAAAGTTCTGGGTGCTATTACCGTCGGCGACCACGTTAGCATCGGGGCGAACTCCTGGGTCACCGACGACGTTCCGGACGATACGAAGGTGTATGTCACGGACCACCCGACGCAGGAACGGAAACGAACGAAATAA
- the pabB gene encoding aminodeoxychorismate synthase, component I, with protein sequence MTEIRFSTDKESFIETARAAADGARVPVEARVTVADPFEAYRRARDENTDGFYLETTGGQSGWGYFGIEPIERVEVSAGATPAQDGGSPSLEAIDNLLDREHLERGDCTVPYPCGAFGWLSYDVARELEDIPETTVSDGLPRLQFGVFDCIAAWEEPHDGDVEMHVTACPTVDGSPESAFERGRTMAQELAQDAIHGEKHVQSQPTAASQATFESECGEAAFADRVRQIKQYVRDGDTFQTNVSHRLTAPAAVHPVDTFDAVRRVNPAPYSALLEFPGVDLVSASPELLLDVDGDQLLTEPIAGTRPRGATPSEDEDLEADLCSDEKERAEHAMLVDLERNDLGKVSEYGSVDVAEYRRVDRYSEVMHLVSLIEGELRDDVSIADAVAAVFPGGTITGAPKPRTMEIIDEVERTRRGPYTGSIGMFGFDERATLNITIRTLVHYDGEYRLRVGSGIVHDSVPEAEYRETLDKARALVTAVDEALGEQGSFAVESGTEPMEGMR encoded by the coding sequence ATGACTGAGATTCGATTCAGCACCGACAAAGAATCGTTCATCGAAACTGCGAGGGCAGCAGCGGACGGCGCCCGTGTGCCGGTCGAGGCGCGCGTCACCGTTGCTGACCCGTTCGAAGCGTATCGCCGCGCCCGCGACGAGAACACAGACGGCTTCTATCTCGAAACGACCGGTGGGCAGTCGGGCTGGGGGTACTTCGGCATCGAGCCAATCGAGCGCGTCGAGGTGTCCGCAGGAGCGACACCCGCACAGGATGGCGGAAGTCCGAGTCTCGAAGCTATCGACAACCTACTCGACCGCGAACACCTAGAACGGGGCGACTGTACGGTTCCATACCCGTGTGGCGCGTTCGGGTGGCTTTCCTACGACGTAGCACGGGAACTAGAGGACATCCCAGAGACGACCGTTTCGGATGGCCTCCCACGGCTTCAGTTTGGCGTGTTCGACTGCATCGCCGCGTGGGAGGAGCCACACGACGGGGACGTCGAGATGCATGTAACGGCCTGTCCCACCGTCGACGGGTCGCCTGAATCGGCATTCGAGCGTGGCCGGACGATGGCCCAAGAGCTAGCACAGGACGCCATCCACGGCGAGAAACACGTCCAGTCCCAGCCGACCGCTGCAAGTCAGGCCACGTTCGAAAGCGAGTGCGGCGAGGCAGCGTTCGCCGACCGCGTCCGACAAATAAAACAGTACGTCAGGGACGGCGACACGTTCCAGACAAACGTCTCACACCGGCTGACCGCCCCGGCGGCCGTCCACCCGGTCGACACCTTCGACGCTGTCCGTCGGGTGAATCCGGCTCCGTACTCAGCCCTGCTTGAGTTCCCCGGCGTCGACCTTGTCAGCGCCAGCCCGGAGCTGTTGCTGGACGTCGATGGGGACCAGTTGCTCACTGAGCCGATTGCCGGAACGCGGCCGCGAGGCGCGACGCCGTCCGAAGACGAGGATCTTGAGGCAGACCTCTGTAGCGACGAGAAGGAGCGGGCCGAACACGCCATGCTGGTCGACCTCGAACGCAACGACCTCGGCAAGGTCAGCGAGTACGGGTCCGTCGATGTCGCCGAGTACCGCCGCGTCGACCGGTATTCAGAGGTGATGCACCTCGTTTCCCTCATCGAAGGGGAGTTACGCGACGACGTGAGCATTGCCGACGCGGTCGCAGCCGTGTTCCCCGGCGGAACCATCACCGGCGCGCCGAAACCGCGGACGATGGAGATTATCGACGAGGTGGAGCGGACCCGACGGGGGCCCTACACCGGCAGTATCGGGATGTTCGGTTTCGACGAGCGAGCGACGTTGAACATCACGATCAGGACGCTGGTTCACTACGACGGCGAGTATCGCCTCCGTGTCGGGAGTGGCATCGTACACGACTCCGTTCCAGAGGCGGAGTACCGGGAGACACTGGACAAGGCCCGGGCGCTCGTTACTGCCGTCGACGAGGCACTCGGCGAACAGGGGTCGTTCGCGGTCGAATCCGGGACCGAACCGATGGAGGGAATGCGATGA
- a CDS encoding NADH-ubiquinone oxidoreductase-F iron-sulfur binding region domain-containing protein translates to MTRETTALAHSTAVRVSTDGRSQNEDRVLSAARATADSTPVVRTGPTGITAATPLVMVTRSGRTAFYGDPPPGTVRDLVSELEAGTVPTADADAVVEHDPETASLPIPERGPLSVGRRDVLGPCGWVAPLEPADWSFVSPEQTADAAAAAGLLGRGRGDAAADEPVADTWETASETDGDPVVVCNANDASDLPTGDDTLLSGAPMAVLDGIGAVAEYVDAVDAVVYVNESQTDLQAHLREAIDAAADTLPVVPQLVAGPDEFRAGEPTAALEALEGADRIEPRLQPPAPAKRGLYGRPTVIHTPRTFAHVQRAVADPDSVDADAADPGTRLVTVTGDVANRATVELGSSASLAAVRGAVEMDGSFKMACVGGVLGGVTRSLDMAPTAQSLRAAGLGTNGVVELFDTGRCTVETVGKRARFASMENSGRCVPGREGTKQLAELLRDVYDGSFESDKIRELGRVMRQSSNCQTGAHAPRPVTTAIDEFEPEFRAHTNGHCPSGTCTEKL, encoded by the coding sequence ATGACTCGGGAAACCACGGCCCTCGCTCATTCGACCGCCGTCCGGGTATCGACGGACGGCCGGTCACAGAACGAGGACAGGGTCCTCTCCGCGGCGCGAGCGACAGCGGATTCGACGCCGGTCGTCAGGACGGGACCGACGGGCATCACAGCAGCCACACCGCTTGTGATGGTCACGCGTAGCGGACGGACAGCGTTCTACGGCGACCCGCCGCCGGGTACTGTCCGTGACCTCGTCAGTGAACTGGAAGCGGGAACAGTACCGACAGCCGATGCGGACGCCGTCGTCGAACACGACCCCGAAACGGCCTCGCTCCCCATCCCCGAGCGTGGCCCGCTCTCGGTCGGCCGCCGCGACGTACTCGGTCCCTGCGGCTGGGTCGCCCCACTGGAGCCGGCCGACTGGTCGTTCGTCTCGCCCGAGCAGACTGCCGACGCTGCAGCAGCAGCCGGGCTGCTGGGCCGGGGCCGCGGGGACGCCGCCGCTGACGAACCGGTCGCCGATACGTGGGAAACAGCCAGCGAAACCGACGGTGACCCAGTGGTCGTCTGTAACGCCAACGACGCCAGCGACCTCCCAACAGGCGACGACACTCTACTGTCCGGCGCACCGATGGCAGTCCTGGACGGGATTGGAGCGGTCGCCGAGTACGTGGACGCTGTCGACGCTGTCGTCTATGTAAACGAGTCGCAGACCGACTTGCAGGCGCACCTCCGCGAGGCAATCGACGCGGCCGCCGACACCCTGCCTGTCGTTCCGCAGCTGGTGGCCGGTCCGGACGAGTTCCGCGCCGGCGAGCCCACGGCGGCGCTCGAAGCACTGGAAGGAGCCGACCGCATCGAGCCGCGGCTCCAGCCGCCCGCACCGGCCAAACGCGGCCTATACGGCCGCCCGACAGTCATCCACACCCCGCGAACGTTCGCGCACGTCCAGCGAGCAGTTGCCGATCCCGATAGCGTCGACGCTGACGCGGCGGACCCCGGGACGCGACTTGTCACGGTCACCGGTGACGTTGCCAACCGGGCGACGGTCGAACTTGGGTCCAGCGCAAGCCTCGCAGCGGTTCGCGGAGCGGTCGAGATGGACGGGTCGTTCAAGATGGCCTGCGTCGGCGGCGTTCTCGGCGGTGTCACTCGCAGCCTCGACATGGCACCGACCGCACAGTCGCTCCGAGCGGCCGGGCTCGGAACCAATGGCGTCGTCGAACTGTTCGACACCGGTCGATGTACCGTTGAAACGGTTGGGAAGCGGGCGCGGTTCGCATCGATGGAGAACAGCGGCCGGTGTGTGCCCGGTCGCGAGGGAACGAAGCAGCTCGCAGAACTCCTTCGTGACGTATATGACGGCTCGTTCGAGAGCGACAAGATACGTGAACTCGGCCGCGTGATGCGTCAGTCGAGTAACTGCCAGACCGGCGCGCATGCGCCACGGCCGGTGACCACCGCCATCGACGAGTTCGAACCCGAGTTCCGCGCTCACACGAACGGACACTGTCCTAGCGGTACCTGTACGGAGAAACTATGA
- a CDS encoding dicarboxylate/amino acid:cation symporter has product MIQSARTLWSRYRSIPLIWRIFIAFVLGAGAGIAFGEQMAVVRPVGDLFLRLLNMLVIPIIVFTLLTGIRQLSPAKLGKIGGATVGLYALTTTLAGIIGLAVANVLQPGRGLEFGGGEAQSKAPPSLLDVVLGIVPNNPVAALAEGNLLATVFFVIVFGIALTYVRAQQGGLAESVDSVFEAFEVGAEAMFVIVRGVLEFGVLGVFALMASGIGTEGIGLFSSLGELVLAVTIAIVIHIGFTYLVLLMGVIADVSPIAFLSGARDAMVTAFATRSSSGTLPVTMRNADEDLQIAERVYSFTLPVGATANMDGAAIRQAVTVMFAANVVGQPLVLTEQVFVLIVAVLISIGTAGVPGAGIVMLTVILTQVGLPLEVVGFVAGVDPILGRVATMNNVTGDLAVSTVVGKWNDGLDLNEGVWSRNLSGVAEFVPGDD; this is encoded by the coding sequence ATGATACAATCCGCTCGCACGCTATGGAGCCGGTATCGGTCCATCCCACTCATCTGGCGTATTTTCATCGCCTTCGTACTGGGCGCAGGTGCCGGTATCGCGTTCGGGGAGCAGATGGCCGTAGTCAGGCCAGTGGGCGACCTCTTCCTTCGGCTGCTCAATATGCTGGTCATCCCGATCATTGTCTTCACACTGCTGACCGGGATTCGGCAGCTTTCGCCCGCAAAGCTCGGAAAGATCGGCGGTGCGACAGTCGGTCTCTACGCCCTGACGACGACTCTCGCAGGTATTATCGGCCTCGCAGTTGCAAACGTGCTCCAGCCGGGCCGGGGACTCGAATTCGGCGGCGGTGAAGCGCAATCGAAAGCGCCGCCGTCGTTGCTGGATGTCGTTCTCGGTATCGTGCCGAACAATCCCGTCGCGGCGCTTGCAGAGGGGAATCTGCTGGCGACGGTGTTCTTCGTCATCGTCTTCGGAATCGCGCTGACATACGTCCGCGCCCAGCAGGGCGGACTCGCAGAGAGTGTCGATTCAGTGTTCGAGGCCTTCGAAGTGGGTGCTGAAGCGATGTTTGTCATCGTTCGAGGGGTCCTCGAATTCGGTGTGCTCGGCGTGTTCGCGCTGATGGCGTCCGGAATCGGCACTGAAGGTATCGGCCTGTTCTCCTCGCTGGGCGAGCTCGTGTTGGCAGTCACTATCGCAATCGTCATCCACATCGGCTTCACCTATCTCGTTCTGTTGATGGGCGTGATTGCCGACGTGTCGCCGATTGCGTTCCTCAGCGGGGCGAGAGACGCGATGGTGACTGCGTTCGCGACTCGGTCGTCGAGCGGAACGCTCCCCGTCACGATGCGTAATGCGGACGAAGACCTGCAGATCGCCGAGCGAGTGTATTCGTTCACGCTTCCAGTCGGTGCCACGGCGAACATGGACGGGGCCGCCATCCGGCAGGCAGTCACCGTGATGTTCGCCGCGAACGTCGTCGGACAGCCACTGGTGCTTACTGAACAGGTTTTCGTGTTGATTGTGGCCGTCCTCATCAGTATCGGAACCGCCGGTGTTCCGGGAGCGGGCATCGTCATGCTCACTGTAATTCTCACGCAGGTCGGTCTCCCGCTGGAAGTTGTCGGGTTCGTCGCCGGCGTCGACCCCATTCTCGGGCGGGTTGCGACAATGAACAACGTCACTGGCGACCTCGCGGTTTCGACCGTCGTCGGGAAGTGGAACGACGGACTCGACCTGAATGAGGGCGTCTGGTCACGAAATCTGAGCGGCGTCGCCGAGTTCGTTCCCGGCGACGACTAG
- a CDS encoding BCCT family transporter: protein MATSDACGIAEIVGRLLVPLCAASGALVLAGFFFPTLVGEAVTGPAWLTIALVFFSSGLCYIALLPYSEDATAPAAADVLLRVRRTNVRRAVREFLTQHEPAILAFPVLVFAAFFGLQIAFPARTTGAVDAAAATVLRGGGPLFLAAVFLSVCYCLFLLVGPWGEIKLGGPDTEPSYTYPTYFTLVFTAGIAAGLVFWGPTEALFHYDQPPPYIGAAPRSPGAINGALVYTLFHWGVSAWSAYAVIGVPIAYFAFTRGAPLRVSTVLAPLLGVDELDSAWATLVDTLAVFATIGGIATSVALVSEQFLAGINYQWDVAAGEVGPVLFVGGLTLIFVVSSATGIHRGIRRIAGLNIVLFGLFALLIAAVGPRSFILQRGTQALGTYVVEFVPLSLHTGGQWVAAWTVWNWLWWFSWAPFAGLFIAALSRGRRVRTVVFTSVVATSAATMVWFLLLGGTSLFIQQTGQADILAAIAQRGGSEAVAGFPLFASLPLGQLLMFLFLALIIVFMATSADTSTLVVSVLATRRGMAPSATHIVFWGIFQGAVAVSVLLLGGAETLQALAVLTGGPFAVISLVAVGGLTVTWYRDEQGHTSLFRRAVRKLPDIQTHHDVDPPEKK from the coding sequence ATGGCCACCTCGGACGCCTGTGGCATTGCGGAGATTGTCGGCCGGCTACTGGTGCCACTGTGCGCCGCGTCCGGGGCGCTCGTGCTCGCAGGGTTCTTCTTTCCGACGCTTGTCGGCGAAGCCGTGACTGGTCCGGCATGGCTGACTATCGCGCTCGTGTTTTTCAGTTCGGGACTCTGTTACATCGCGCTCCTTCCCTACTCCGAAGACGCTACTGCGCCGGCCGCGGCCGATGTCCTGCTCCGTGTTCGGCGGACCAATGTCAGACGGGCCGTCAGAGAGTTCCTCACACAGCACGAGCCAGCCATCCTCGCGTTCCCGGTGCTCGTGTTTGCCGCGTTCTTCGGGCTCCAGATCGCATTCCCCGCACGGACGACGGGTGCTGTCGACGCCGCTGCTGCCACAGTCCTTCGCGGCGGCGGCCCGCTGTTTCTCGCCGCGGTCTTCCTCTCGGTCTGTTACTGTCTGTTTCTCTTGGTTGGGCCCTGGGGTGAAATCAAACTCGGTGGTCCAGACACGGAACCAAGCTACACGTATCCGACGTACTTTACGCTCGTGTTCACGGCCGGCATCGCGGCCGGACTGGTGTTCTGGGGCCCCACTGAGGCTCTGTTTCACTACGATCAGCCACCGCCGTACATCGGGGCAGCCCCCAGGTCGCCGGGCGCGATCAACGGCGCGCTGGTGTACACCCTCTTTCACTGGGGCGTCTCGGCTTGGAGCGCCTATGCCGTCATCGGCGTCCCGATCGCGTACTTCGCGTTCACGCGGGGCGCACCGCTCCGGGTCTCGACGGTGCTGGCCCCGTTGCTCGGTGTCGATGAACTGGATTCGGCTTGGGCTACATTGGTCGATACGCTGGCCGTCTTTGCCACTATCGGGGGCATCGCCACCTCGGTTGCACTCGTGAGCGAGCAGTTTCTCGCCGGAATCAATTACCAGTGGGACGTGGCAGCCGGTGAGGTCGGACCGGTCCTGTTCGTCGGCGGCTTGACGCTGATATTCGTTGTCTCTAGCGCGACTGGAATCCACCGTGGCATCCGTCGCATCGCCGGTCTCAATATTGTCTTGTTCGGCCTGTTCGCGCTTCTCATCGCTGCCGTCGGTCCACGGTCGTTCATTCTCCAGCGAGGAACGCAGGCACTCGGGACCTACGTGGTGGAGTTCGTTCCGTTGAGTCTTCACACGGGCGGGCAGTGGGTCGCGGCGTGGACCGTCTGGAACTGGTTGTGGTGGTTTTCGTGGGCACCCTTCGCGGGGCTGTTCATCGCCGCACTCTCCCGCGGTCGCCGGGTCAGAACTGTCGTGTTCACGAGTGTCGTCGCGACCTCAGCGGCGACGATGGTCTGGTTCCTGCTGCTCGGTGGCACGTCGCTGTTCATCCAGCAGACGGGGCAGGCCGATATTCTCGCCGCGATCGCACAACGTGGCGGTTCGGAGGCGGTCGCCGGCTTCCCGCTGTTCGCGTCGTTGCCGCTGGGACAGCTCCTGATGTTCCTGTTTCTTGCGCTCATCATCGTGTTCATGGCCACCTCGGCGGACACCTCGACGCTCGTCGTCTCGGTTCTGGCAACGCGACGGGGGATGGCACCGTCGGCGACGCATATCGTCTTCTGGGGCATTTTTCAGGGTGCAGTCGCCGTTTCGGTGTTGCTTCTCGGTGGTGCCGAGACGCTCCAGGCGCTGGCCGTTCTGACTGGCGGCCCGTTCGCCGTAATATCACTTGTGGCGGTCGGCGGGCTGACCGTGACCTGGTACCGGGACGAGCAGGGCCACACCTCCCTCTTCCGACGCGCCGTCAGGAAACTGCCGGACATTCAGACACACCACGACGTCGACCCACCTGAAAAGAAATAG
- a CDS encoding EamA family transporter, producing the protein MNAAVLFGLGTMIAWGFWIAFGNVASSTMDPETAAFVSYAAATVVTGIYVVVSDASFVVTNRGMMFAGAAGVAAAVGVVSTFVGVTVGPTSIVSTIGGMYFITAAVIGVIAFGESMTLTKAAGIGLALIAIVVINQ; encoded by the coding sequence ATGAACGCCGCCGTCCTGTTCGGACTGGGAACGATGATAGCCTGGGGGTTCTGGATAGCGTTTGGCAACGTCGCGTCGAGTACAATGGACCCGGAGACCGCGGCGTTCGTGTCCTACGCCGCTGCAACGGTCGTCACCGGGATATACGTCGTTGTCTCAGACGCATCGTTCGTCGTCACGAACCGGGGGATGATGTTCGCCGGCGCGGCGGGCGTCGCGGCGGCCGTCGGCGTGGTCTCGACGTTCGTCGGCGTGACTGTGGGGCCCACGTCGATTGTGTCCACCATCGGCGGGATGTACTTCATCACTGCCGCGGTCATCGGCGTCATCGCGTTCGGGGAGTCAATGACGTTGACGAAAGCCGCCGGCATCGGTCTGGCGCTGATAGCGATTGTCGTCATCAATCAGTGA
- a CDS encoding aminodeoxychorismate/anthranilate synthase component II, translated as MILIIDNYDSFAYNLVQYVGEFDEVTVRRNDAIDVAGIHELDPDGIVVSPGPGTPAEAGVSIDVFAETEYPALGVCLGHQALCAAHGTPVGHAPSVVHGKPSEVRHDGTRLYDGVDDPFEVGRYHSLAVEATELPDTLSETAHTNDEQGIVMGVQHAEKPHIGVQFHPESILTDAGKQIVENFCTGIAKA; from the coding sequence ATGATACTCATCATCGACAACTACGACTCCTTCGCATACAATCTGGTCCAGTACGTCGGCGAGTTCGACGAGGTCACGGTCCGTCGGAACGACGCTATCGACGTCGCGGGCATCCACGAACTCGACCCGGACGGCATCGTCGTCTCACCGGGGCCCGGGACGCCAGCGGAGGCCGGCGTGTCCATTGACGTGTTCGCCGAGACAGAGTACCCGGCGCTTGGCGTCTGTCTGGGCCACCAGGCGCTCTGTGCGGCCCACGGGACTCCTGTTGGCCACGCACCGAGCGTGGTCCACGGGAAGCCCTCGGAGGTCCGCCACGATGGAACGAGGCTATACGACGGCGTCGACGACCCGTTCGAAGTCGGGCGGTATCACTCGCTGGCCGTCGAAGCAACGGAACTCCCGGACACGCTTTCGGAAACGGCCCACACGAACGACGAGCAGGGCATCGTGATGGGCGTCCAGCACGCCGAAAAACCGCACATCGGCGTCCAGTTCCATCCGGAGAGCATCCTCACTGACGCCGGGAAACAGATCGTCGAGAACTTCTGTACCGGAATCGCCAAGGCCTAA
- a CDS encoding Rid family detoxifying hydrolase: MKHVISTDEAPAAVGAYSQATSNGDLLITAGQLPLTTDGELLDDEPVADQTRQCLHNVAAILESEGLSLDDVLKTTVYLDDIDDFDAFNEAYSEFFESEPPARSAVGVGAVPKGAAVEIEAIATTE, from the coding sequence ATGAAGCACGTAATCAGCACCGACGAAGCACCGGCCGCGGTCGGCGCGTACAGTCAGGCAACGTCGAACGGCGACCTCCTCATCACCGCCGGACAGCTCCCGCTAACGACAGACGGCGAACTCCTCGACGACGAGCCAGTCGCTGACCAGACGCGGCAATGCCTTCACAATGTCGCGGCGATTCTGGAATCAGAAGGGCTCTCGCTGGACGACGTACTCAAGACAACGGTCTATCTCGACGATATCGACGACTTCGATGCGTTCAACGAGGCCTACAGCGAGTTTTTTGAATCGGAACCACCGGCGCGGAGCGCCGTCGGCGTTGGTGCGGTCCCGAAAGGTGCAGCGGTCGAAATTGAAGCTATCGCGACCACCGAGTAG
- a CDS encoding NAD-binding protein produces MANVPEDSSDRTLEDVFYPADRVPFVEWDELSGAKPTVVLTGTVALLAFVTGLSNLSQASLTLNGPLTAVVDLPILFVRFGGVLFAFILGIVTVGLQRRKQLAWRVAAVVLLGLVVLPLTTFQPTDIPLLLLTLVTYPLLVRNRHRFDQSLDLSPIQIASLSAIFGVVLYGTVGAYGLRGQFLELDSWGDAVYYVVVTIATVGYGDITPVTAEARWFSLSIILFGTGAFTVAVGALIGPAIESRMATAFGVMTASELTLLEDHVVVLGYGDVTASLLEELGDETEVVVVTPDEETVASLQGEGVNLLTGDPTDEDVLRDARVGTASGVVVGSNDDARDVLAVIATKNVNPDIRTVAAATAEKHVEKFRAVGADEVINPRSIGGRLLGKSVLGRESSEPLLDGIVADDEESGDTTE; encoded by the coding sequence ATGGCTAACGTCCCTGAGGACTCGTCGGACCGGACGCTGGAGGACGTGTTCTATCCGGCTGACAGAGTCCCGTTCGTCGAGTGGGACGAGCTATCCGGCGCAAAACCAACAGTCGTTCTGACCGGCACGGTCGCGCTGCTGGCGTTCGTGACCGGTCTTTCGAACCTCAGCCAGGCGTCGCTTACCCTCAATGGCCCGTTGACCGCAGTCGTCGACCTTCCGATACTTTTTGTCAGGTTCGGTGGGGTGCTGTTCGCGTTTATCCTCGGCATCGTGACGGTTGGACTCCAGCGGCGCAAACAACTCGCGTGGCGCGTGGCGGCCGTCGTGCTACTCGGTCTGGTAGTCCTGCCGCTTACCACGTTTCAGCCAACTGACATCCCGCTGTTGTTGCTGACACTGGTCACGTACCCGCTGCTGGTCCGCAACCGTCACCGGTTCGACCAGTCTCTTGACCTCTCGCCGATTCAGATCGCATCGTTGTCGGCGATTTTCGGCGTTGTTCTCTACGGGACCGTCGGTGCCTACGGGCTACGAGGCCAGTTCCTCGAACTCGACAGCTGGGGCGACGCCGTGTACTACGTCGTCGTCACAATCGCGACGGTCGGCTACGGCGATATCACACCTGTGACGGCGGAAGCACGATGGTTCTCGCTCTCGATTATCCTGTTCGGGACCGGCGCGTTCACCGTCGCCGTGGGCGCGCTCATCGGGCCGGCTATCGAATCCAGAATGGCGACAGCGTTCGGAGTCATGACAGCATCAGAACTCACACTCCTCGAGGACCACGTCGTGGTTCTTGGGTACGGAGACGTTACGGCATCGCTGCTTGAGGAACTGGGCGACGAGACGGAGGTTGTGGTTGTTACCCCCGACGAGGAGACGGTCGCGTCGCTGCAGGGCGAGGGCGTGAATCTGCTCACCGGTGATCCCACCGATGAGGATGTCCTCAGGGACGCACGCGTCGGGACCGCAAGCGGTGTTGTGGTGGGGAGTAACGACGATGCCCGCGACGTGCTTGCGGTCATCGCGACGAAAAACGTCAATCCTGACATCCGCACAGTCGCAGCGGCGACTGCCGAGAAACACGTCGAGAAGTTCCGCGCGGTCGGGGCGGACGAAGTTATCAACCCCCGTTCTATCGGCGGACGGCTTCTGGGAAAGTCGGTGCTGGGCCGTGAGTCGAGCGAACCACTACTGGACGGAATCGTCGCGGACGACGAGGAGAGCGGAGACACCACCGAGTAG
- a CDS encoding bifunctional methylenetetrahydrofolate dehydrogenase/methenyltetrahydrofolate cyclohydrolase has product MTTVIDGNEIGDQITEGVAACTDTLVSEGVTPGLATVLMSDDGASETYVSMKQQACEEIGIEGFHYEISADEPAETLFGTIDELNADPAVHGILVQMPVPDHVNKRDVLERIDPMKDVDGFHPENVGRLVAGNARYKPCTPHGIQKILAETGVETEGKDAVVVGRSDIVGKPMANLLIQYGPGGNATTTVCHSRTDDLANKTRNADIVIAAAGVPEMIDGSMLSAGTTVIDVGINRVAADTEKGYELVGDVDFESAKAKADAITPVPGGVGPLTIAMLMYNTVKAASLQSGVDITLP; this is encoded by the coding sequence ATGACTACAGTAATCGACGGGAACGAAATCGGCGACCAGATCACGGAGGGCGTCGCGGCGTGTACGGACACGCTCGTCAGCGAGGGTGTCACACCGGGGCTGGCGACGGTGCTAATGAGCGACGACGGCGCGAGTGAGACGTACGTCTCGATGAAACAACAGGCCTGTGAGGAGATCGGCATCGAGGGGTTCCATTACGAAATCAGCGCGGACGAACCGGCCGAGACGCTGTTTGGGACCATCGACGAACTGAACGCGGACCCGGCCGTCCACGGAATCCTCGTCCAGATGCCGGTCCCCGACCACGTGAACAAGCGTGACGTACTGGAGCGCATCGACCCGATGAAAGATGTCGACGGGTTCCACCCGGAAAACGTCGGTCGGCTCGTCGCAGGGAACGCGCGATACAAACCCTGCACGCCCCACGGAATACAGAAGATACTGGCCGAAACTGGTGTTGAGACAGAGGGGAAAGACGCCGTTGTCGTCGGACGCTCGGACATCGTCGGCAAACCGATGGCGAACCTGCTCATCCAGTACGGGCCGGGCGGGAACGCGACAACGACCGTCTGCCACTCCCGGACTGATGACCTCGCGAACAAGACTCGCAACGCGGACATCGTGATCGCCGCCGCCGGGGTTCCGGAAATGATAGACGGGTCGATGCTCTCGGCGGGCACGACAGTTATCGACGTGGGTATCAACCGGGTTGCTGCTGACACGGAGAAGGGGTACGAACTCGTCGGGGACGTGGACTTCGAGAGCGCCAAAGCGAAAGCGGACGCCATCACCCCGGTTCCCGGCGGTGTCGGCCCGCTCACCATTGCAATGCTAATGTACAACACCGTGAAAGCGGCTAGCCTGCAGTCCGGCGTCGATATTACACTTCCCTAG